Proteins encoded by one window of Musa acuminata AAA Group cultivar baxijiao chromosome BXJ2-9, Cavendish_Baxijiao_AAA, whole genome shotgun sequence:
- the LOC135623190 gene encoding SUN domain-containing protein 1-like, translating into MSASTAAAIAASPATNNGASLSLDADTKSNAKRRTMVVVEKRVSADGLAEGAINGIVNGKDLSHTIRGESVIERRKDYSQLKKRLIASSTGSPRHKKAAPKPGKSKWQTVISVLTKNCLLLAVLVWLGQTIWRWSFSIGDNANSSLAAFDYESRISEVEISLKKTAKMLQVQLDVVDKKIGSEIGILTKELLEKVEKKGTLFEEELKKLAAKTDSLDKSLGEFKDKDLLSREEFETLLTELKNSKGVDDSNMNLDLDHIRMFARDIVWKEIEKHAADGLGRVDYALASGGAKVVRHSEPYGFGKGNGWFTTAKGRNRVHASANKMLEPSFGEPGQCFPLQGSSGFIEIKLRTGIIPEAVTLEHVSKSVAYDRSSAPKDCQVSAWFESSEEDPSGGVKKVFALTEFSYDLEKSNTQTFDVEARDSGDVVNMVRLDFTSNHGSAALTCIYRFRVHGHEPSTSATMGLQP; encoded by the exons ATGTCTGCTTCCACTGCTGCAGCAATCGCGGCATCGCCGGCCACCAATAATGGTGCATCTCTGAGTTTAGATGCAGACACAAAATCGAATGCAAAGAGGAGAACGATGGTGGTCGTGGAGAAGAGGGTGAGTGCCGATGGGCTTGCTGAAGGGGCGATAAATGGGATTGTTAATGGAAAGGATCTAAGCCATACGATAAGGGGAGAATCTGTGATTGAGAGAAGAAAAGATTATTCACAGTTGAAGAAGCGGTTGATTGCTTCATCCACAGGATCCCCACGGCACAAGAAAGCAGCACCAAAACCTGGGAAATCCAAGTGGCAAACTGTCATTAGTGTCCTTACCAAGAACTGCTTGCTTCTTGCAGTCCTCGTATGGTTGGGGCAGACTATTTGGAGATGGAGTTTCAGCATAGGAGACAATGCGAACTCTTCACTTGCTGCTTTTGATTATGAAAGCAGGATTTCTGAAGTTGAGATATCTTTAAAGAAGACTGCTAAGATGTTGCAGGTACAACTAGATGTAGTAGATAAGAAAATTGGAAGTGAGATAGGGATTTTGACCAAAGAATTGTTGGAGAAAGTCGAAAAGAAAGGAACATTGTTTGAGGAGGAGTTGAAGAAGTTGGCAGCTAAAACTGATTCTTTGGACAAGTCTTTGGGCGAATTCAAGGACAAGGATCTGCTATCAAGGGAAGAATTTGAAACTCTTCTGACTGAGTTAAAAAACAGTAAAGGTGTAGACGATAGtaatatgaatttggatttggaTCACATTAGGATGTTTGCCAGGGATATTGTTTGGAAAGAGATAGAAAAGCATGCAGCTGATGGTCTTGGAAGGGTTGATTATGCTTTAGCTTCTGGTGGGGCCAAGGTGGTTAGGCATTCAGAACCCTATGGTTTTGGCAAAGGTAACGGTTGGTTCACAACTGCTAAAGGTCGTAACAGAGTTCATGCTAGTGCAAACAAGATGCTGGAGCCTAGCTTTGGAGAACCTGGCCAGTGTTTTCCTCTTCAAGGAAGCAGTGGATTTATTGAAATTAAGCTAAGAACAGGGATCATACCTGAGGCTGTCACGCTGGAGCATGTCTCTAAG AGTGTGGCTTACGACAGATCGAGTGCCCCCAAAGATTGCCAGGTCTCTGCTTGGTTTGAATCCTCCGAGGAAGACCCATCTGGTGGTgtgaagaaggtttttgccttaacTGAGTTCTCCTACGACCTCGAGAAGAGCAACACACAAACGTTCGATGTAGAGGCGAGGGACTCCGGCGACGTCGTCAACATGGTTCGGCTCGACTTCACCTCCAACCATGGGAGCGCTGCTCTGACCTGCATCTATCGCTTCAGGGTGCACGGTCACGAGCCCAGTACATCTGCAACCATGGGTTTGCAGCCCTGA